From a single Collimonas pratensis genomic region:
- a CDS encoding dimethylarginine dimethylaminohydrolase family protein yields the protein MTNHLLDHTAEDTFLMCAPDHFEVSYVINPWMAGNIAHGNRSVAMEQWLALVEAIGQVAKIKMMPAMPGVPDLVFTANAGVVLGNKVVLSRFRHVERQAEEVYFDAAFTAHGFEVLTLPPELPFEGAGDALMDRSENLLWFGHGHRSDIACATRLSELLEIEVQPLKLVDARFYHLDTCFCPLAGGYVMYFPEAFDAASQAEITARVPADKRIIVSSEDALHFACNTVNSGRHIFLNQASDALVAQLQAHGFVVHQTALTEFLKAGGAAKCLTLKLNEPHQSAAQAARQEAA from the coding sequence ATGACCAACCACCTGCTGGACCATACCGCGGAAGACACATTCTTGATGTGCGCTCCGGATCATTTTGAAGTGTCTTATGTCATTAATCCGTGGATGGCTGGCAATATTGCGCATGGCAACCGTAGCGTCGCCATGGAGCAGTGGCTGGCATTGGTAGAGGCTATCGGCCAGGTCGCCAAGATCAAGATGATGCCGGCCATGCCGGGCGTGCCTGACCTGGTGTTCACGGCCAATGCCGGCGTCGTGCTGGGCAACAAGGTGGTGCTGTCGCGTTTCCGTCACGTTGAACGGCAGGCAGAAGAAGTCTATTTCGACGCCGCCTTCACCGCGCACGGTTTTGAAGTACTGACCCTGCCGCCGGAACTGCCTTTCGAAGGCGCCGGCGATGCGCTGATGGACCGCAGCGAAAATCTGCTGTGGTTCGGCCACGGCCACCGTTCGGATATCGCCTGCGCCACCCGCCTGTCGGAATTGCTGGAGATCGAAGTGCAGCCGCTGAAACTGGTGGATGCCCGCTTCTATCACCTGGATACCTGCTTCTGCCCGCTGGCCGGAGGCTACGTGATGTATTTCCCGGAAGCATTCGATGCTGCTTCACAAGCAGAAATCACGGCCCGCGTTCCTGCCGACAAGCGCATTATCGTCAGCAGCGAAGATGCCCTGCATTTTGCTTGCAACACCGTCAACTCCGGTCGCCACATCTTCCTGAACCAGGCTTCGGATGCCCTGGTGGCTCAGCTGCAGGCGCACGGCTTCGTTGTCCATCAGACAGCATTGACCGAATTCCTGAAAGCTGGCGGCGCGGCGAAATGCCTGACCCTGAAGCTGAATGAACCACATCAAAGCGCTGCCCAGGCAGCCCGGCAGGAAGCGGCTTAG
- a CDS encoding cysteine hydrolase family protein, whose product MNASNNSLSRNPTIRSIAGASASTRLDPATTALVVIDIQNEYFTGKLPIPDGLAVVRNANRLIALADKHGMPVFHIQQWSAPTRPLFTQNTVMAEFHPEVRRAAHHATIRKTFASAFASTDLQQQLQARGIKTLILSGLMTNNCISATAFDGVANGYQVIIGSDVSATRDIDAWDGGTVNHKDLHRAVLTGMSDAIAEIRSTSEILELVA is encoded by the coding sequence ATGAATGCCTCGAACAACAGTCTGAGCCGTAACCCTACCATCCGCAGTATCGCCGGCGCCAGCGCCAGCACCCGCCTTGACCCGGCAACAACGGCGCTGGTGGTGATCGATATCCAGAACGAGTATTTCACAGGCAAGCTGCCGATTCCTGACGGCCTGGCTGTGGTGCGCAACGCCAACCGTCTGATCGCCCTGGCTGACAAGCATGGCATGCCGGTGTTTCATATCCAGCAATGGAGCGCGCCGACGCGGCCTCTGTTCACGCAAAACACCGTGATGGCGGAATTCCATCCCGAGGTGCGGCGCGCCGCTCACCACGCCACGATCCGCAAGACCTTCGCCAGCGCGTTTGCCAGTACCGATCTGCAGCAGCAACTGCAGGCGCGCGGCATCAAGACGCTGATCCTGAGCGGCCTGATGACCAATAACTGCATCTCCGCCACCGCCTTCGACGGCGTTGCCAATGGCTACCAGGTCATCATCGGCAGCGATGTCAGCGCTACCCGTGACATCGACGCCTGGGACGGCGGCACGGTCAATCACAAGGATTTGCACCGCGCCGTGCTGACCGGCATGTCGGATGCCATCGCTGAAATCCGCAGCACCAGTGAAATCCTGGAGCTGGTCGCGTAG
- a CDS encoding type II toxin-antitoxin system RelE/ParE family toxin — MSFQVVFLHSAEQDLKELKSYVIRNFGKNTWQHSYDKLREAVNNLQKFPLEGKIPDEIQRLNLSQYRQVISGMNRIIYEIRQETIFIHIVCDTRKDMRTLLTTRLLRI; from the coding sequence ATGAGCTTCCAGGTCGTCTTCCTCCATTCGGCCGAACAGGATTTGAAGGAATTAAAAAGCTACGTCATCAGGAATTTTGGCAAGAATACCTGGCAGCACAGCTATGACAAGCTCAGGGAAGCGGTAAACAACCTTCAGAAATTTCCGCTAGAAGGCAAAATTCCAGATGAAATCCAGCGCCTCAACCTGAGCCAGTATCGACAGGTGATCTCTGGCATGAACAGGATCATTTACGAAATTCGCCAAGAAACCATCTTTATCCATATCGTCTGCGATACGCGCAAGGATATGAGAACGCTGCTGACAACAAGATTACTTAGAATCTAG
- a CDS encoding type II toxin-antitoxin system Phd/YefM family antitoxin — protein sequence MKFSTQVKPISYLKSHAAEIVKEITDSREPMLITQNGEAKLVVMDVRSYEEYEETLSMLKILALGNREIEGKQFRSAADVFAELDREDRQ from the coding sequence ATGAAATTCTCAACCCAGGTCAAGCCGATCAGCTACCTCAAAAGCCATGCCGCCGAAATCGTCAAAGAGATTACCGACAGCCGCGAACCGATGCTCATCACTCAGAATGGGGAAGCCAAGCTGGTCGTGATGGACGTCCGTTCATATGAGGAATATGAAGAGACGCTGTCGATGCTGAAGATTCTTGCACTCGGAAACCGGGAAATCGAAGGTAAGCAATTCCGCTCGGCAGCGGATGTCTTTGCGGAACTGGACCGGGAAGACCGGCAATGA
- the metH gene encoding methionine synthase, translated as MTPPATRPAVSTETRLRELLAQRILILDGAMGTMIQQYKLTEEDYRGGPNGRFIGFTGPGRELFVKGNNELLSLTQPHIISAIHEEYLAAGADLIESNTFGATTVAQDDYHMAHLAYEMNVASARLARAACDKYSTPEKPRFVAGALGPTPKTASISPDVNDPAARNVTFDQLVASYLEQTRGLVEGGADVLLVETIFDTLNCKAALFAIDTFFEESGLRLPIMISGTVTDASGRILSGQTVPAFWNSIRHAKPLTVGLNCALGAALMRPYAEELSKIADTFVCIYPNAGLPNPMSDTGFDETPDVTSSLLKDFAESGFVNIAGGCCGTTPPHIKAIADTVAKIPPRAVPETTHEMRLSGLEPFTIDDSSLFVNVGERTNVTGSKAFARLILNEQYDEALAVARQQVENGAQVIDINMDEAMLDSIAAMQRFLNLIASEPDIARVPIMIDSSKWTVIEAGLKCVQGKAVVNSISMKEGEPEFLRQAKLCRRYGAAVIVMAFDEKGQADTFERKIEICERAYKLLVNQIGFPPEDIIFDPNIFAIATGIEEHNNYAVDFINATRWIRENLPHAKISGGVSNVSFSFRGNDPAREAIHTVFLYHAIKAGMTMGIVNAGMMGVYDNLPAELRERVEDVVLNRREDATERMIEIASTLKAGDKKEEATLEWRSGTVQQRLAHALVQGITQWIVEDTEEARQELLGNGGRPIHVIEGPLMDGMNIVGDLFGQGKMFLPQVVKSARVMKQAVAHLIPYIEEEKRLHEELTGIAAKPKGKIVIATVKGDVHDIGKNIVSVVLQCNNFEVVNMGVMVPCSEILAMAKAENADIIGLSGLITPSLEEMAHVAKEMQRDPYFRSVKMPLLIGGATTSRAHTAVKIAPNYEGPVVYVPDASRSVSVAQSLLTPEQRDQYIDDIAVDYERIREQHANKKAVPLLSLAAARENRTRLQFAPVKPKFIGRRVFKNVDLGTLARYIDWGPFFQTWDLAGPYPAILTDEVVGEAASKVFEEGQALLQKLIAGRWLTANGVIALMPANTVNDDDIEVYTDDTRSKVAFTYYGMRQQTVKPVIDGVARPNQCLSDFIAPKSSGIADYIGLFAVTSGIGIEKYEKRFEDAHDDYSSIMLKSLADRLAEAFAEYMHERVRKDLWGYVPDEELSNEALIKEKYSGIRPAPGYPACPEHTVKADMFQLLQCDEIGMQLTESFAMFPGAAVSGFYFAHPESKYFVVGKIGDDQVNDMAARRDVSKEDIERWLAPNL; from the coding sequence ATGACGCCTCCAGCAACACGCCCCGCCGTATCCACCGAAACCCGTCTGCGCGAGTTGCTGGCGCAGCGCATCCTGATCCTGGATGGCGCCATGGGCACCATGATCCAGCAATACAAGCTGACAGAAGAGGATTACCGCGGCGGTCCCAACGGCCGCTTCATCGGTTTCACCGGTCCCGGGCGCGAGCTGTTCGTCAAAGGCAATAACGAGCTGCTGTCGCTGACCCAGCCGCACATCATCAGCGCCATCCACGAGGAATACCTGGCCGCCGGCGCCGATCTGATCGAAAGCAATACCTTCGGCGCCACCACAGTGGCGCAGGACGATTACCACATGGCGCACCTGGCCTACGAGATGAACGTCGCCTCGGCCCGGCTGGCGCGCGCCGCCTGCGACAAATATTCGACGCCGGAGAAGCCGCGCTTCGTCGCCGGCGCGCTCGGCCCGACGCCGAAAACCGCGTCGATCTCGCCCGACGTCAATGACCCGGCGGCGCGCAATGTCACTTTCGACCAGCTGGTCGCCTCCTACCTGGAACAAACCCGCGGCCTGGTGGAGGGCGGCGCCGATGTGCTGCTGGTGGAGACCATTTTCGACACCTTGAATTGCAAGGCGGCGCTGTTCGCCATCGATACCTTCTTCGAAGAATCCGGCCTGCGTTTGCCGATCATGATTTCCGGCACCGTCACCGATGCGTCCGGCCGCATCCTGTCGGGCCAGACCGTGCCGGCGTTCTGGAACTCGATCCGCCACGCCAAGCCGCTGACCGTCGGCCTCAACTGCGCACTGGGTGCGGCGCTGATGCGTCCCTATGCGGAAGAACTGTCGAAGATCGCCGATACCTTCGTCTGCATCTATCCCAACGCCGGCCTGCCCAATCCGATGAGCGACACCGGCTTCGACGAAACCCCGGACGTAACTTCTTCACTGCTGAAGGATTTCGCAGAAAGCGGCTTCGTCAATATCGCCGGCGGCTGCTGCGGCACCACGCCGCCGCACATCAAGGCAATTGCCGATACCGTGGCCAAGATCCCGCCGCGCGCCGTGCCGGAAACCACGCACGAAATGCGGCTGTCGGGACTGGAACCGTTCACCATCGACGACAGCTCGCTGTTCGTCAACGTCGGCGAGCGTACCAACGTCACCGGCTCCAAAGCGTTCGCGCGGCTGATCCTCAACGAGCAGTACGACGAAGCGCTGGCGGTAGCGCGCCAGCAGGTGGAAAACGGCGCCCAGGTGATCGACATCAACATGGACGAGGCGATGCTGGATTCGATCGCCGCCATGCAGCGCTTCCTCAACCTGATCGCTTCCGAGCCGGATATCGCGCGCGTGCCGATCATGATCGATTCCTCCAAATGGACAGTGATCGAAGCCGGCCTCAAGTGCGTGCAGGGCAAGGCGGTGGTCAACTCGATCTCGATGAAGGAAGGCGAACCGGAATTCCTGCGCCAGGCCAAGCTGTGCCGGCGCTACGGCGCGGCGGTGATCGTGATGGCCTTCGATGAAAAGGGCCAGGCCGACACCTTCGAACGCAAGATCGAAATCTGCGAACGCGCCTACAAGCTGCTGGTGAACCAGATCGGCTTCCCGCCGGAAGACATCATTTTCGATCCGAACATTTTCGCGATTGCGACCGGCATCGAAGAACACAACAACTACGCCGTCGATTTCATCAACGCCACGCGCTGGATCCGCGAGAACCTGCCGCATGCCAAGATCAGCGGCGGCGTCTCCAACGTCAGCTTCAGCTTCCGCGGCAACGATCCGGCGCGCGAAGCGATCCACACCGTGTTCCTGTACCACGCCATCAAGGCCGGCATGACCATGGGCATCGTCAATGCCGGCATGATGGGCGTCTACGACAACCTGCCGGCCGAATTGCGCGAGCGGGTCGAAGACGTGGTGCTGAACCGCCGTGAAGACGCGACCGAACGCATGATCGAGATCGCCTCCACCCTGAAGGCTGGCGACAAGAAGGAAGAAGCGACGCTGGAGTGGCGCAGCGGCACCGTGCAGCAACGGCTGGCGCACGCGCTGGTGCAAGGCATCACGCAGTGGATCGTGGAAGACACCGAGGAAGCGCGCCAGGAATTGTTGGGTAACGGCGGCCGCCCTATCCATGTGATCGAAGGCCCGCTGATGGACGGCATGAACATCGTCGGCGACCTGTTCGGCCAGGGCAAGATGTTCCTGCCGCAGGTGGTGAAGTCGGCGCGCGTGATGAAGCAAGCGGTGGCGCATCTGATTCCCTACATCGAGGAAGAGAAGCGCCTGCACGAAGAACTGACCGGCATCGCCGCCAAGCCCAAGGGCAAGATCGTGATCGCCACGGTCAAGGGCGACGTGCACGACATCGGCAAGAACATCGTCTCGGTGGTCTTGCAGTGTAATAACTTCGAAGTGGTGAACATGGGCGTGATGGTGCCGTGCTCGGAAATCCTGGCGATGGCCAAGGCCGAGAATGCCGACATCATCGGCCTCAGCGGCCTGATCACGCCGTCGCTGGAAGAAATGGCCCATGTGGCCAAGGAAATGCAGCGCGATCCTTACTTCCGTAGCGTCAAGATGCCTTTGCTGATCGGCGGCGCCACCACCAGCCGCGCCCATACCGCAGTCAAGATCGCACCGAACTACGAAGGACCGGTGGTCTATGTGCCGGATGCTTCACGCTCGGTCTCGGTGGCGCAATCGCTGCTGACGCCGGAACAGCGCGACCAGTACATCGATGACATCGCGGTCGATTACGAACGCATCCGCGAACAGCACGCTAACAAAAAAGCAGTGCCGCTGCTATCGCTGGCGGCAGCGCGCGAGAACCGCACCCGTTTGCAGTTTGCGCCGGTCAAGCCCAAGTTCATCGGCCGCCGCGTTTTCAAGAATGTCGATCTCGGTACGCTGGCGCGCTATATCGACTGGGGCCCGTTCTTCCAGACCTGGGACCTGGCCGGCCCTTATCCAGCCATCCTCACCGACGAAGTGGTAGGCGAAGCGGCCAGCAAGGTGTTTGAAGAAGGCCAGGCTCTGCTGCAGAAACTAATCGCCGGCCGCTGGCTGACCGCCAATGGCGTCATCGCCCTGATGCCGGCCAATACCGTCAACGACGACGACATCGAAGTCTATACCGACGACACCCGCAGCAAAGTCGCGTTCACTTACTACGGCATGCGTCAGCAAACCGTCAAGCCGGTGATCGACGGCGTGGCCCGGCCGAACCAGTGCCTGTCCGATTTCATCGCGCCGAAATCTTCCGGCATCGCCGACTACATCGGCTTGTTCGCGGTCACCAGCGGCATCGGCATCGAGAAGTACGAGAAGCGCTTTGAAGATGCGCATGACGATTATTCGTCGATCATGCTGAAATCGCTGGCCGACCGCCTGGCCGAAGCCTTTGCCGAATACATGCATGAGCGGGTGCGCAAGGATTTGTGGGGCTATGTGCCCGATGAGGAATTGTCGAACGAAGCCCTGATCAAGGAAAAATATAGCGGTATCCGCCCTGCCCCAGGCTATCCGGCCTGTCCGGAGCATACGGTCAAGGCCGACATGTTCCAGCTGCTGCAATGCGATGAAATCGGTATGCAGCTAACCGAGTCGTTCGCCATGTTCCCGGGCGCGGCGGTGTCCGGTTTCTACTTTGCCCATCCCGAGTCCAAGTATTTCGTCGTCGGCAAGATCGGCGACGACCAGGTCAACGACATGGCGGCCCGGCGCGACGTCAGCAAGGAAGACATCGAGCGCTGGCTGGCGCCGAATCTGTAA
- a CDS encoding Lrp/AsnC family transcriptional regulator: MENKVEKLDRYDRILLRTLQANGRASNVELSEQVNLSPPQCYRRVQRLEKDGIIRGYAAQVEPAAIGLGVVAFVNLNIAREQFKQVRKLEKAIRLFPEILECYTISGDFDYLLKVAASDLKSLSAFLTDRLMQVPGVAGVRSMVCLEEIKPSSPLPLGD; the protein is encoded by the coding sequence ATGGAAAATAAGGTGGAAAAACTCGATCGCTATGACCGTATCCTGCTGCGCACCCTGCAGGCCAACGGCCGCGCCTCCAACGTGGAGCTGTCCGAACAGGTGAACCTGTCGCCGCCGCAATGCTACCGGCGGGTCCAGCGGCTGGAGAAGGATGGCATCATCCGCGGCTATGCGGCGCAGGTGGAGCCGGCGGCCATCGGCCTGGGCGTGGTGGCCTTCGTCAACCTGAATATTGCGCGCGAGCAGTTCAAGCAGGTGCGCAAGCTGGAAAAGGCGATCCGCCTGTTTCCGGAGATCCTGGAGTGCTACACGATCTCCGGCGATTTCGATTATCTGCTGAAGGTCGCAGCCAGCGACCTGAAGTCGCTCTCGGCCTTCCTGACGGACCGTCTGATGCAGGTGCCGGGGGTGGCGGGGGTACGTTCCATGGTTTGCCTGGAAGAGATCAAGCCGTCGAGTCCTTTGCCGTTGGGGGATTGA
- the rocD gene encoding ornithine--oxo-acid transaminase, with translation MKNHAITLEDRYCAHNYEPLPVVLSSGKGIWLWDQDGKRYMDMMSAYSAVSFGHSHPTLVGALTKQAAQLAIVSRAFYSDQLGPFLQLLCEMTGMPKALPMNSGAEAVETAIKAARKWGHKVKGIAENTAEIIVCHGNFSGRTTTIVGFSSEAQYRDGFGPFSGGFPSVPFGDAAAMEAAITPRTAAFLLEPIQGEAGIIVPPDGYLAKCREICDRHNVLLICDEVQTGLGRTGRLLASDHDGVKPDGLILGKALGGGLLPVSAFLAREDLMAVFTPGDHGSTFGGNPLSAAVGHAALRLLREEKLAENAQRMGERLLSGLRAIQHPAIRQIRGKGLLIGMDLDPSFISAREFCERLMEQGILSKDTHDTVVRFAPPLIITANDIDAALEAIRHTFTTLDTPATHLTERSYA, from the coding sequence ATGAAGAACCATGCAATTACTCTCGAAGACCGATACTGCGCGCACAACTATGAACCGCTGCCGGTAGTGCTCAGCAGCGGCAAGGGCATCTGGCTGTGGGATCAGGACGGCAAGCGTTACATGGACATGATGTCGGCCTATTCCGCCGTCAGCTTCGGCCATAGCCATCCGACCCTGGTCGGCGCCTTGACCAAACAGGCAGCGCAACTGGCGATCGTCTCGCGCGCCTTCTACAGCGACCAGCTGGGCCCGTTCCTGCAACTGCTGTGCGAAATGACCGGCATGCCCAAGGCCTTGCCGATGAACAGCGGCGCCGAAGCTGTCGAAACCGCGATCAAGGCGGCCCGCAAATGGGGCCACAAGGTGAAAGGCATCGCCGAAAACACTGCTGAAATCATCGTTTGCCACGGCAATTTTTCTGGCCGTACCACCACCATCGTCGGCTTCTCGTCGGAAGCGCAATACCGCGACGGCTTCGGGCCGTTTTCCGGCGGCTTCCCCAGCGTGCCGTTCGGCGACGCCGCCGCCATGGAAGCCGCGATTACGCCGCGCACTGCCGCCTTCCTGCTGGAGCCGATCCAGGGCGAAGCCGGCATCATCGTGCCGCCCGACGGTTACTTGGCGAAATGCCGCGAAATCTGCGACCGCCACAACGTGCTGCTGATCTGCGACGAAGTCCAGACCGGCCTCGGCCGCACCGGCCGCCTGCTGGCCAGCGACCATGACGGCGTCAAGCCGGATGGCCTGATCCTGGGCAAGGCGCTGGGCGGCGGCTTGCTGCCGGTGTCGGCCTTCCTGGCCCGGGAAGACCTGATGGCAGTATTTACACCCGGCGACCACGGCAGCACCTTTGGCGGCAATCCGCTGTCGGCGGCAGTCGGCCACGCCGCGCTGCGCCTGCTGCGCGAAGAAAAACTGGCGGAAAACGCTCAGCGCATGGGTGAGCGCCTGCTGAGCGGCCTGCGGGCGATCCAGCATCCGGCGATCCGCCAGATCCGCGGCAAAGGCCTGCTGATCGGCATGGATCTCGACCCAAGCTTCATTTCCGCACGTGAATTCTGCGAACGCCTGATGGAGCAAGGCATCTTGTCGAAAGACACGCACGACACCGTGGTGCGCTTTGCGCCGCCGCTGATCATTACGGCCAACGACATCGATGCCGCGCTGGAAGCCATTCGCCACACATTTACCACCCTCGATACACCCGCAACTCACCTGACCGAAAGGAGCTACGCATGA